AGACTGGGCGACGCCCTGCCGATCGCCGAGGCCTTTGTGCAGGAGCTGCGGAAAGTGCCGGGGGTCAAGCAGGCGGACTACGCGGGAAGCCTGCGGCGAGGGCAGGAAACCATCGGCGACATCGACCTGCTGGCGGCCACGCTCAAGCCCGCCGCCGCGATGGAGTTCCTCTGCAAGCACCCGCAGGTCGCCAAGGTGCTGGCCTCGGGTGAAACCAAGTCCAGCGTGCGCCTGCACAACGGCATGCAGGTCGATCTTCGCGCCATCCCCCCCGCTGATTGGGGCGCGGCCTTGCTCTACTTCACGGGCAGCAAGGACCACAACGTGATCCTGCGCGAAAGGGCGATCGCGCAGAAAATGCGCCTCAACGAATATGGCCTCTTCCCCGACGACGGTAACGAGACTCCGCCGCAGCAGCGCGGCGTGAAGGCGGTCGCGAGCAAGAGCGAGGAGGAGATCTACGCCAAGCTCGGGCTGGAGTGGATCGCCCCCGAGCTGCGCCAGGGCCGCGACGAGTGCGAGAAGAATCTCACCTCGCGGCTGATCGACATCAAGGACATCCGCCGCGAGCTGCACGCCCACACCACGGCCAGCGACGGCGGGCTCTCCATCGAGGAGCTGATCGAGGAGGCCAGGAGCCGCGGCTTTGATTGCATCGCCATCACCGATCACAGCAGGTCCAGCGCCCAGGCCAACGGGCTGTCGATCGAGCGGCTGCGCGAGCATGCGGCGGCCATCCGCAAGGCCGCGAAGAAGGCAAAGGACATCCACGTGCTGGTCGGCAGCGAGGTGGACATCCTGGCCGACGGGCATCTGGACTATCCCGACGAAGTGCTCGCGGAGCTGGATTGGGTGGTCGCCAGTCCGCATACTGCTCTCAAGCAGACGCCGGATGCGGCCACGGAACGCCTTCTCAAGGCCATCGCCAATCCATACGTGCATGTGATCGGACATCCGACGGGGCGGATCATCAATGGGCGGCCGGGTCTCGAGCCGCACATGAAGCAGGTCATCGCGGCGGCGGCCAAGGCCAAGGTGGCTCTTGAGATCAACTCAAACCCGGCGCGGCTGGACCTGCGCGACGCGATGGTGCGGGCGGCGCATGAAGGCGGCGCGATGATCTCGATCAACACCGACGCCCACGCGAGCGAGCACTTTGATTTTCTGAGGTACGGAATCCTGACGGCGCGGCGCGCGGGCTTGCCGCCGGAGGGCTGCGTCAACGCGTGGCCATGGAAGAAGTTCGAGAAGTGGCGGCTGTCGCGTGGGCGGAACTAAAGTTGCCAAAGGCCACGCACACTGCGTCGACATACCGGGTCACTATTTCCAGGTAGTGGATCTGCATGAGTCTTGTCACCTGTAACGCTTTGTTCGGCGTCAATAGCACTGGCGAGTACTTTCGAGTGATTTAGTACGCCAATGCATTCTGTTTGAACAATTCCACTTCTTTAGGCTGAACTACTTCCTCAACTTCGCTCGCATCTGATACTACAATCTTCGTAACCTCCAAAGATTTTTTCAGCGCATCGTTGAAAATCCAACAAGATTCCCACAACTGCGGCGATCCCCTGTTCACTATCTGGCAAATGGGTTCATCGCTTTCGAACATGATGCCGACAGCCTTAGGCTGTATGACTCGCTGTAACCAGATTTCAAGATAGCCGTTGTAGGGAACGCGAGCCATCTTTCCACGCACTTTCGTCCATAGGCGCACTTTCTCTTGACTTGGCGCAAGTGAAATCAAATGACTCAAGATACCTGCAACAGCTGGAAACGTTGCCGGCGAAACAGATGCAATATCAGTTGCAATAGCGACCTGTACTTCTAGATCTTCTGGAGCGTCATTCTGTTTAGAAATCCTGGTGTGGAACTCGCCCACTAGCCTCCGGAGAGCACCGCTATTCGGGAAGCGTTGACCAAAAGAGTGCAACCTCAGGAGCTGTTTTTGAATAGTTTTGGCATTGGCACTTCCCAGGTCTTGAAGCTCGATGCCAGCCAGCTTATCCGGCTTAATAGACCCTTCGACAACGTTTCTACAAACAAAAGTTTTTGATACTCCGAGCTTCATGCCCACTAATCGCAACTTGTCGCTCACGATTTTTAAAACTGCTTCTGCGCGCTCGTCGCTATTTGCAAAAATCCTATAGTCATCCCTGTATCGGAGTATTCGAATGTCCCTGCTAGCCTTGATCGCGTCATTGATCTGTTCGTCTACAAATCCAAGGACAAGCTCTGCCACGAAGTCCATGAGAACTGAACCTTGCGAGATGCCATTGGTTTGGCCGTAGCGACTAGCTTGGATATGTGAATCAATTATGTTGCCGAGAAGGGAGTTGTTACGTTTGTTCCTCTTGGACTCTTCTAGGCCGTGAAGCGCCCAGGCAATGCTGTGCGTGTACAGGGAACCATAGCAGTCGGTTACATCGGTATGAAGAAGATGGCTGAACTCTAAAGAATATGTCAGTGAACGTTGCTCGACGCTTTGCCACCAGCTTTTTATCTGCGCAGCAACATCTGATTGATCATCGACCGACATCACCGGGGCACTACAACAATCGACTACTCCACCTTCAAATGCTCGGAGTCGTGTTCCTATGCTGTCCCAGTTTTCTTCCTCACAAATGACATTTACCAAAGAGACATAAATGGCCGGATGCATCAGCTCGTAAGGGCGCCAGGCGAACTTTCCATCCTTGTTAGCAATAAAGTTATAGTTGACATTCGGAAGATCGCTGGGGTTGGTCTTCTGAAATTGAGCGTAGTTACGCCCATCAAGCACGGTCGCAACATCACTCAATATCGGTTCGAAACTAATGTACCTAGGTAGATCCCCGTTGAAGTAGCTGCTGCCCTTCAAGAAGTGGGCACGTGCCTCCTCGTTGGATAGGTCAATCAATCGCTTCATGAATCCGCTAGCCATTTCACGATGCCGCGCAATACGCGGCAGCGGACCGTGACCGCTGCGAAGGCTTGTCCTCTGGAGCTCCTTGTTGGGCACCACTACCGTCTAGTCCTATTGGGAGGAACCGGAATGCCTATCTTTAATGCCGTATACGTATCGGACAGTTCGCACTCGCGCGTGAAGGCGTCAAAGTACTCCTTCTGTGCTGCGACCACCAACTCACTATGCAGAGTATTGGCCTGCTGACTCTTTACACCTACGAGCGATGCCGCTTGCAAATACAAACGCTTTCCACGAATCATCGCGGCACAGGTTTCGCGAAGCACTTCCGTGACCTCTCTCGCCTCTTGCCACTGCGCATAGATAGTCCGCAACTCATCTTTCATGTCTTTCACAGCAATCCCCTTCGTGGTGCCCGACAATGATTAGACCTATCCGCCTACGCCGCAGAACCCGATCGCATGTCAGTCTAACACACTTCAAGATTCAATCGCTCACACATGCAACCGCTTGCCATGACTTGGCATGCACCTACTTCATGGATGAGGGTGAAGTTTTATGCGGATCAGCCTAACTGTGATTCGCCGGCACGCCCTGATGAACGCGATCTCGCTCTGTGACAGCCTTACGACCGCGCCACAACTTGGCCATGCGCACGTTGACCCATTCAAAGAGAGCTATCGCTACTGCTGATTCGGCTTACTATGGCAAAAATGTCTGGGAGGTACTTTAACTGGTTCGGTTCTGTTTTCTGTAGTTGTTCGATCGCATCTTGCGACAAGGCGAGAGCCTCCGCGCTTGTAATACGGTTTTTCAAAAAGGACAACATTAGACTTTTGCGTAATATTCCGGTTGTTGAGGGCCCGATTCCAAGTTCATCCCAAATCCGCCAGCGCAGGGCAATCAGGAGTTCGCGTGCTTCTTCAACAGTAAGTGAAGGAAGGATGGCACTTCTAACCGGCTGTTCGGTATCTTCGTCAAAATCGCTGGGGTTGGCGAAGTCGTCTTCGTCCGTATCCGTTTGCTCCACCATAGACGGGCGGGATGCTGTTTGTTCCGCGAGAGTGACATATTGAGCTGCGAGACTGGCAAGCAAAGATCTGAGTGCAAGACTTTCCTTCCTCGTGGCATCAAGATCCTGGCGCGACTCTTGGGCATAACTCATGAGTTCATCTAGTTTTTGCTCAATTGCCGCATAAGGAGTAGGCCGGGCGCTCTCGGGCATTTGAACCATAGAGGTTGGCTCAGATAAATTCTTGTTGGAATCCAACAGGATGTTGCGCTTTTCAATGAAGATGTCTAGTAGACGAGGGATGAGATTTAAGATGATGGCTTCAACACCCTCGGCAGGCGACTTATTTTCAAGCAAGTGCTTTGAGCGAGAGGTGAAGCAGAGAACAACGAGGCAATCTGCAAAAACCTCTTCAGGTAGAATGTCCTCGCTATTGGCGTGATCGTACTTGTTGCGAAGATCTCTAATATAGAACGCCATGGAACGTACGCTGTCATAACGAGCCTCATCCGGAAGTGTGGTGGGCGGCGAGTTGTTTCCATAATTTGAATATTTCCATGTGAGGATGTGAAAATAGTGTTGAGGCTCGTAATCCAAATTTTTTTTTCGAGGGCTTCGGCCTGCCGGCCAGTATTGGGCTAGGCAATCCGTGTCCCTGTCACATTGTTGGACCAATCTGAAGACGAGAGCCCGAGCAAAAATACGGAGTGGCTCCTTGAGTTCAGTCCAAATATTGCCGTGTATGGGTGCCAAGTAATTAGTCTCCAAAGAGGCCTAACTATGATTCGCCGGCACGCCCTGATGCACGCGGTCGCCCGGCATGAGCACAATGTTCACCGCGTCGAAGAACCTGCGCCCGAGCCGCGCCTGATTGGCGGCATTGGTTTCGGTCTGCGTTCGCATCTGATTGCCGTCCAACCCTGCCTTCTGCAATTCAGCCGCCCCGCCATTGATCTGGCCCATGATCGTCTCGCGATTCCACTCCGGGTGGTACTGCACGCCGAAACTTCGCAGCCCCACTGAAAACGCGTGGATTGGACACGCAGTGCTCGACGCAAGCACAACTCCGCCTGCCGGCAACTTGCTCACCTCGTCGGAGTGCCAGCACATCTGCGGCTGCGACCAGGGCTGCCCCGTGAAGAGCGCGTCCTCCCGTCCGACGGCGTTCAGCTTGACCGCATGCCAGCCGATCTCCGGCTTGCTCATGGCCCGCGTCTCGCCGCCCAGTGCGGCCGCCAGCAACTGCGCGCCCAGGCAAAGCCCGAGCACCGGCACGCCCGCCTCGTGGGCCATCTTCAGGAAAGCCTTTTCCGGGGCCATCCACGGCGCGTTGTTCAGATGCACCGTCTGCGGCCCGCCCAGCGATACCACGCCATGCACGTCATCCAAGTCCGGCGGCACCACGCCCCCCGCGTTCAGCTCGATCACATGGATGCGCTGCCCATGATGCCGCAGCGATTCCATGAGCAGGTCGGCGGGACAATCAGACGAATGTTGAAAGATGACGATGGCCATGGATCGAAAGATAGCACGAAGAAAATCCGCAGGCATTCGGGCGCGGCCGCGTGGCGCCCCCACAATGACTCGCATGAACATGGACGGACCCGATGCCAAGCAAACACTCGCGGTTCAACGCGCCGCCGAAAGGATGACTTCCGGCCGCAACGCCGAGGACGCGGCGGCGGATCTGCTTGAGTCCAAGGGCTGCACGATCGCGGCACGCAACCTGCGGCTGGGCCATCTGGAGATCGACTTGCTCGCCACGCGGCCCGGCACCAACTTGCTCATCCTGGTCGAGGTCAAGGCCCGCCGCGCCGGCACGCACGCGCCGGAACTTCGCGTGGACCGAGTCAAGCAGCGCCGCCTGGTCCGCGCCGCGGAGATTCTGCTCTCGCGTCGCATGTTCCGCGGCTATCAAGTCCGTTTCGACGTCGTAGCCGTGGAGATGGATCGGAACCAGCGGCCCATGAATCTTCGCCACATCGAGCGCGCTTTCGACGCCTGACCTAGCGGAAGTAGCGCGCCATCGTGATGTTGATCAGGCGCAGCTTCATCGCCTCAAGATCGGCGGCGACCCAGCGCGAGCGCAGATTCATGAAGTAGCGCTGCTGTTCCAGGCCGTAGCGCTGGTTCTCGATCTGGCGGCGCAGCTGCAACTGCAGCGGCGGATCGAAGATCGACCTCGCCGGCTCCTGCTGAGACGAAATCAGCGTCATCCAGACCACCTGGGTCTTGGTCTCCGACGGCCCGTCGACCTTGTTCAGTTCGAGCCCCTTGATCCGCGTCTTCATCTCATCCACCAAGTCGGGCACAGCGTCGATGCCGCCGCTGGGAATGGTGAACTCGCGCCAGAAGCCGCCGTCGGGAAGCTTGAGCTCCGCGGCGACTTGCGCGAAGGTCTTGCCCTCGGCGAAGCTCGCCTTGGCTTTGTCCACCTGCGCCGTGTCGCTCTTGAGCAGCGCGATGCGCCCCACCCGGATCGTCGGCAGAGGGTTGTAGGAGGCGCTGTTCTGGTCGTAGAGGCGCTCCATGTCGCGCCAGCTCACGATAGTCCGCGGCTGGATGCGCCGCCGCAGCAGATCGCCCGCCAGCGCCTGGTTCTTCTGGCGGTTCATGAACTCCTCGATGGTGGTGCCGGGGAACTCTTCCTCGATGCTGCGCTGCGCCTCGGCTCGGCTGCCTCCGCGGTTGGCAATCTCCTTCTCCTGCAAGTCCTTCAACCAGGCCAGCACGCCCTCCTTGGCACCCGCCGGGATCATGGCCTCCGCCTCGGAGATGATCAGCATGTTGTTCACATACTGATCGAAGGCCTCGCTGACCATCTGCACCACCTGGTCGCGGGCCTTCACGCGATCGGGCATGGCCGCGATCGTGGTGATGCGGTCCTCTCTGGACTTGAGAAACTCGCTGGCATACAGCGGCTTGCCGTTGACCTGGCCCACGAGCGCGTCGACCGGCCACTTCTGGTCCACCTTCACCTGCACATCGATCTTCTCGGGTTCCTTCTGGGTCATCGTCATGCCGTCGGGAGCCTTGGAGACCAGAGTGGTCTTGTCGGTGGTGACCACGTTGCCGTTGGCGTCGGTCACGCTCTGGTCATCGCTGACGATTTTGGGCGGCTCGAACTCCGAGTCGGGAATGTTCACGATGCTCGGATTCACCTTGGCGGGAACATTGCCCTGGCTGAAGGCACAGGAGTCCACCTCGACGGCGCCCTTGGGCGTGGAGTCCGTCGCGATGCAACCCCCCAGCAGCAGCAGCGCGATGAATCGACCCACCGGGTCCAGAGGCCACGATCGCATGGGGCAAAGTCTAGTCAAATGAAGTCGCCTCGGTGGCGCGTGGAGCCCTATACTCGCCCGACAATGACCGACGAAAACGCGCCGAAGATTCAGGTGGATTCCGACTGGAAAGCCCAGGCCCAGGCGGAGAAGGAGAAGCTGACCAAGCAGGAGGCGAGCCGCCCCGCCAAGCCCGGCAAGGACGAGTTGCCCCCCGCCGATTTCCGCAGCCTAGTCGGATTGCTGGCCTCGCAGGCGATCAGCGGCCTCGGCGGCTACACCGATCCGCAGGGCCGCGTGATGGTCGACATCATGGGCTCCAAGTTCGCCATCGATCTGCTTGCCGTGGTCGAGGAAAAAACCAAGGGCAATCTCACGCCCGAGGAGCAGGCCGAACTCAGCGAAGTGCTGGGCGAGCTGAGGGCGCGATTCGTGCAGATCGCCCAGATGGTCGCGGCCAAGATGGCCAGCGGCCAGGGCGTCGAGTCGCTCAGCGGCGGCGCTCCGGCTGCGTCACGCAAGAATCCCGACGCAGGCAGCGGCCCCAAGCTGGTGATTCCGTAAGAGCGCCGGCAACGCAACGTTGATTTTCTGAAATCAGAGATTGAGCGGCGGCCCAGTGAAGGCCGGGATGTAGATCTGCGCGACGCTGATCCCGAATTGAATGATCGCCATGAGCACGAGGCCAGCGATGCACCACTTGCTCTCCTGCGATTCGCCCCGATCATCCTGCGTGCCCGCCGCCGCCAGCCAGCCCAGCCCCAGCAGCACCCACGGATCAAAGTAGCGCTCGAAGTTCTGCGAGTTGGCCATCTGCGCGGCGGTCATCGCCGCCAGCATCGTGCAGACGACCCACGCGGCCTGGGAGTTCCGCCTCGAGGCGGCCCGCATCGAGAGCCCCGCGATTACTGCACCGCCCAGACCCGCGAAACCCACGACGCCCCACG
This portion of the Planctomycetota bacterium genome encodes:
- a CDS encoding RNA-directed DNA polymerase, with product MKRLIDLSNEEARAHFLKGSSYFNGDLPRYISFEPILSDVATVLDGRNYAQFQKTNPSDLPNVNYNFIANKDGKFAWRPYELMHPAIYVSLVNVICEEENWDSIGTRLRAFEGGVVDCCSAPVMSVDDQSDVAAQIKSWWQSVEQRSLTYSLEFSHLLHTDVTDCYGSLYTHSIAWALHGLEESKRNKRNNSLLGNIIDSHIQASRYGQTNGISQGSVLMDFVAELVLGFVDEQINDAIKASRDIRILRYRDDYRIFANSDERAEAVLKIVSDKLRLVGMKLGVSKTFVCRNVVEGSIKPDKLAGIELQDLGSANAKTIQKQLLRLHSFGQRFPNSGALRRLVGEFHTRISKQNDAPEDLEVQVAIATDIASVSPATFPAVAGILSHLISLAPSQEKVRLWTKVRGKMARVPYNGYLEIWLQRVIQPKAVGIMFESDEPICQIVNRGSPQLWESCWIFNDALKKSLEVTKIVVSDASEVEEVVQPKEVELFKQNALAY
- the polX gene encoding DNA polymerase/3'-5' exonuclease PolX — protein: MSVNAEIAKLFFQMADALEVLGENPFKVLAHRKAARVLEDLADDVADLVKGDPEKLRAIEGFGAATVQKIEEFVKTGKIKGHDELLAKLPPGLIDVLRVPGLGPKTVKLLWEQGGVTNLATLKKQLASGALAKLPRMGEKTLKNIAENLAFLETAGERARLGDALPIAEAFVQELRKVPGVKQADYAGSLRRGQETIGDIDLLAATLKPAAAMEFLCKHPQVAKVLASGETKSSVRLHNGMQVDLRAIPPADWGAALLYFTGSKDHNVILRERAIAQKMRLNEYGLFPDDGNETPPQQRGVKAVASKSEEEIYAKLGLEWIAPELRQGRDECEKNLTSRLIDIKDIRRELHAHTTASDGGLSIEELIEEARSRGFDCIAITDHSRSSAQANGLSIERLREHAAAIRKAAKKAKDIHVLVGSEVDILADGHLDYPDEVLAELDWVVASPHTALKQTPDAATERLLKAIANPYVHVIGHPTGRIINGRPGLEPHMKQVIAAAAKAKVALEINSNPARLDLRDAMVRAAHEGGAMISINTDAHASEHFDFLRYGILTARRAGLPPEGCVNAWPWKKFEKWRLSRGRN
- a CDS encoding YraN family protein → MNMDGPDAKQTLAVQRAAERMTSGRNAEDAAADLLESKGCTIAARNLRLGHLEIDLLATRPGTNLLILVEVKARRAGTHAPELRVDRVKQRRLVRAAEILLSRRMFRGYQVRFDVVAVEMDRNQRPMNLRHIERAFDA
- a CDS encoding DUF1844 domain-containing protein; translation: MTDENAPKIQVDSDWKAQAQAEKEKLTKQEASRPAKPGKDELPPADFRSLVGLLASQAISGLGGYTDPQGRVMVDIMGSKFAIDLLAVVEEKTKGNLTPEEQAELSEVLGELRARFVQIAQMVAAKMASGQGVESLSGGAPAASRKNPDAGSGPKLVIP
- a CDS encoding type 1 glutamine amidotransferase is translated as MAIVIFQHSSDCPADLLMESLRHHGQRIHVIELNAGGVVPPDLDDVHGVVSLGGPQTVHLNNAPWMAPEKAFLKMAHEAGVPVLGLCLGAQLLAAALGGETRAMSKPEIGWHAVKLNAVGREDALFTGQPWSQPQMCWHSDEVSKLPAGGVVLASSTACPIHAFSVGLRSFGVQYHPEWNRETIMGQINGGAAELQKAGLDGNQMRTQTETNAANQARLGRRFFDAVNIVLMPGDRVHQGVPANHS